The Pantoea phytobeneficialis genome has a segment encoding these proteins:
- the hmpA gene encoding NO-inducible flavohemoprotein encodes MLDAQTIATVKSTLPAIAQLGPQLTGHFYQRMLTQHPELKDVFNMNNQRSGNQREALFNAICAYGANLENLAVLLPAVEKIAQKHVSLNIQPEQYAIVGENLLATIQELLNPGEEVLQAWGKAYGVLAEVFIQREETLYRTSEAKIGGWRGARDFRIRAIQQQSSVIKSFELAPVDGEAVADFLPGQYLAISLRPDSTGNLQHRQYSLTHQPNGQCYRIAVKREDLGTVSGWLHDRAKVGDVVQCAAPAGDFFLQVTPTTPVTLISAGVGQTPMLAMLATLAAQTHPAAVNWLHAAEDGKQHAFVEEVKALGSRLPHFASHIWYRQPAAEETGRYDAAGLMDLGSASAALGEADRQFWLCGPLAFMQFVARQLLDAGIDADRIHYEVFGPHKVL; translated from the coding sequence ATGCTCGACGCGCAAACCATCGCTACCGTTAAATCGACCCTGCCCGCCATTGCCCAATTAGGCCCCCAGCTCACCGGCCATTTCTATCAGCGAATGCTGACGCAGCACCCGGAACTCAAAGACGTGTTCAACATGAACAACCAGCGCAGCGGTAATCAGCGTGAAGCGCTGTTCAATGCCATCTGCGCTTACGGCGCCAATCTGGAGAACCTTGCGGTGTTGTTGCCCGCGGTCGAAAAAATCGCCCAGAAACATGTCAGCCTGAATATTCAGCCGGAGCAGTACGCTATCGTGGGTGAGAATCTGCTGGCGACCATTCAGGAACTGCTGAACCCCGGCGAGGAAGTCTTACAGGCCTGGGGTAAAGCCTATGGGGTATTGGCTGAGGTGTTTATCCAGCGTGAAGAAACCCTTTATCGCACGTCAGAGGCGAAAATCGGCGGCTGGCGTGGCGCGCGTGATTTCCGCATCCGCGCCATTCAGCAGCAAAGCAGCGTGATTAAAAGTTTCGAACTGGCCCCCGTCGATGGCGAGGCAGTGGCAGATTTCTTGCCTGGTCAGTATCTGGCGATCAGTCTGCGCCCGGACAGCACAGGAAATCTGCAACACCGCCAGTACTCCTTGACGCATCAACCAAATGGTCAGTGCTACCGCATTGCGGTGAAACGTGAAGATCTGGGCACGGTGTCCGGCTGGCTGCACGATCGGGCAAAAGTCGGTGATGTGGTGCAGTGCGCGGCACCGGCGGGTGATTTCTTCCTGCAAGTGACACCGACCACACCCGTCACGCTGATCTCGGCGGGTGTCGGTCAAACGCCAATGTTGGCAATGCTCGCCACGTTGGCTGCACAGACGCATCCGGCGGCAGTTAACTGGCTGCATGCGGCGGAAGATGGCAAACAACATGCGTTTGTTGAAGAAGTCAAAGCGTTGGGCAGCCGCCTGCCGCATTTTGCCAGCCATATCTGGTATCGCCAGCCCGCTGCCGAAGAGACGGGGCGTTACGATGCGGCGGGATTGATGGATTTAGGCTCCGCTTCTGCCGCTCTGGGCGAGGCAGACCGTCAGTTCTGGCTGTGTGGCCCGCTGGCGTTTATGCAGTTTGTCGCTCGCCAGTTGCTGGATGCCGGCATCGATGCGGATCGTATTCATTACGAGGTATTTGGCCCGCATAAGGTTTTGTAA
- the glnB gene encoding nitrogen regulatory protein P-II, producing MKKIDAIIKPFKLDDVREALAEVGITGMTVSEVKGFGRQKGHTELYRGAEYMVDFLPKVKIEMVVGDDIVDTCVETIMKTAQTGKIGDGKIFVFDVARVVRIRTGEEDEEAI from the coding sequence ATGAAAAAGATCGATGCAATTATCAAACCATTCAAACTCGATGATGTACGTGAGGCGTTAGCCGAAGTTGGCATCACCGGGATGACGGTCAGCGAAGTGAAAGGTTTTGGTCGTCAGAAAGGTCACACCGAGCTGTATCGCGGTGCTGAGTATATGGTCGACTTTCTGCCGAAAGTAAAAATCGAAATGGTGGTGGGCGACGATATCGTTGATACCTGCGTTGAAACCATCATGAAAACCGCGCAGACCGGCAAGATCGGCGACGGTAAAATCTTTGTCTTTGATGTTGCGCGTGTGGTGCGTATCCGTACCGGCGAAGAGGATGAAGAGGCGATCTAA
- a CDS encoding ABC transporter ATP-binding protein: MSEVIAQRALPIVSVEEAIVHFPVAQSIFEKIQGKPRKFVQALNGVRLDLLPGETLGVVGESGCGKSTLARTMVGLLQTNEGKIYFNGKDIATLRGKARRSFNRQVQMIFQDPYSSLNPRMTVGQVLTEALSVHNMCPKEQIPARIRELMTLVRLPLDAIDKLPHEFSGGQRQRIGISRALAVEPQVLIADELVSALDVSVQAQVVNLLLDLQQKLNLTVLFVAHDLRLVRHISHRVAVMYLGEVVEVADTETLFNTPLHPYTQALLRAAPSMDPCNRGKNVSLMGELPSPLSPPSGCRFHTRCPYVTERCRIERPVLATKAEGQRVACHLAPVESGA; this comes from the coding sequence ATGAGTGAAGTGATCGCGCAGCGAGCGCTACCGATTGTCAGCGTCGAGGAAGCGATTGTGCACTTTCCGGTGGCACAGTCGATCTTCGAAAAAATTCAGGGCAAGCCACGTAAGTTTGTCCAGGCACTAAACGGTGTCCGGCTGGATCTGCTGCCGGGAGAAACGCTCGGCGTGGTGGGTGAGTCGGGCTGCGGCAAGTCAACGCTGGCAAGAACAATGGTCGGACTGCTGCAAACCAATGAAGGTAAAATCTACTTCAATGGTAAAGACATCGCCACGCTGCGCGGCAAAGCGCGGCGTAGTTTTAACCGTCAGGTGCAGATGATTTTTCAGGATCCCTACAGTTCGCTGAACCCGCGCATGACTGTAGGGCAGGTACTGACCGAGGCGCTGTCGGTACACAACATGTGTCCCAAAGAGCAGATTCCCGCCCGCATTCGTGAATTGATGACGCTGGTTCGTCTTCCGCTCGACGCTATCGACAAACTGCCACATGAATTTTCCGGTGGGCAACGTCAACGCATTGGTATCAGCCGCGCGCTGGCTGTGGAGCCGCAGGTGTTGATCGCCGATGAGCTGGTGTCGGCGCTGGATGTTTCGGTGCAGGCGCAGGTGGTTAACCTGCTGCTGGATTTGCAGCAAAAACTCAATCTGACGGTGTTATTCGTCGCCCATGATCTGCGGCTGGTCAGGCATATTTCTCACCGGGTGGCGGTGATGTATCTCGGTGAGGTGGTGGAAGTCGCCGATACGGAAACGCTTTTCAATACGCCGTTGCATCCTTACACCCAGGCCCTGCTGCGTGCCGCACCGAGCATGGATCCCTGCAATCGCGGTAAAAACGTTAGTCTGATGGGTGAACTACCCAGCCCACTTTCCCCACCATCGGGCTGTCGCTTTCATACCCGCTGTCCTTATGTTACTGAACGCTGTCGCATAGAACGCCCCGTGCTGGCGACCAAAGCGGAGGGGCAGCGCGTGGCCTGCCATCTGGCACCGGTTGAATCCGGGGCATAA
- a CDS encoding ABC transporter permease, producing the protein MTELNYIFKRILLIIPTLLVILVVTFTIVRLLPGDPASAMIGDRATDADVTRINRELGLSQPLPVQFVFFVRQVASGNLGNSYAMHAPVTTVIAERLPVTLLLTGMAALFALLMAIPLAFISALKRNSATDITIRGASQVTLSMPSFYIGLVLLTVFAAQLHWFPVGGYGDSWGQRLWHLFLPAMTLAVSITSVLIGSLRNSIIAVLDAEYVTFARAKGLSNRVVLLRHVLRNSLIPMLSLFALNIGTTIGSAVITETVFAVPGIARLMVDSIFSRDYPMIQGLVIVLSVLVSLIFLLTDIVQVMIDPRRAR; encoded by the coding sequence TTGACCGAACTGAATTATATTTTCAAACGCATTCTGCTGATTATTCCGACGCTGCTGGTGATTTTGGTGGTCACCTTCACCATCGTGCGTCTGCTGCCTGGCGATCCTGCCAGCGCGATGATTGGCGACCGCGCAACGGACGCCGACGTCACGCGTATCAATAGAGAGCTGGGATTAAGTCAACCGCTGCCGGTACAGTTCGTCTTCTTTGTACGCCAGGTCGCCAGCGGTAACCTTGGCAACTCCTATGCCATGCACGCCCCGGTGACCACGGTCATTGCCGAGCGTTTGCCCGTGACCTTGCTGTTGACCGGCATGGCCGCGCTGTTTGCGCTGCTTATGGCCATTCCGCTGGCCTTTATCTCTGCCCTCAAACGCAACAGCGCCACCGATATCACCATTCGCGGCGCGTCACAGGTGACGTTGTCGATGCCCTCGTTTTATATCGGATTGGTGCTGCTGACGGTATTCGCCGCCCAGTTGCACTGGTTCCCGGTCGGTGGCTACGGCGATAGCTGGGGACAACGCCTCTGGCATCTGTTTCTTCCGGCAATGACGCTGGCGGTCAGCATCACTTCGGTACTGATTGGTAGCCTGCGCAACTCGATCATCGCGGTACTGGACGCGGAATATGTCACCTTTGCGCGTGCCAAAGGTCTTAGCAATCGCGTGGTGTTGCTGCGGCATGTGTTACGCAATTCGCTGATCCCGATGCTCAGCCTGTTTGCGCTGAATATCGGCACCACCATTGGCAGCGCGGTGATCACCGAAACTGTCTTCGCCGTGCCCGGCATTGCGCGCCTGATGGTTGATAGCATTTTCAGCCGCGACTACCCGATGATTCAGGGGCTGGTCATCGTGCTGTCGGTGCTGGTGTCGTTGATTTTCCTGCTGACCGATATCGTGCAGGTCATGATTGATCCGAGGAGAGCGCGATGA
- a CDS encoding ABC transporter permease: MSELIARRSLTRHWRKHLPWPSLLGCAILALSLLMAFFPHLVATADPLKFDYRAILKGPSLQHIFGTDNFGRDIFSRVVFAYRIDLQIAFFTTLFPMVFGTLVGLLVGYFGGVAEMLFQRIVDAVVTFPLLVLVIAIVAILGPGLNSMYIAVGIIYWVFYAKLIAGEVSIQKRLEYVAAGKVMGYSTPRIIFRHVLPNVITTTLVYWMTDMALAILLGSSLGYLGLGAQPPTAEWGVLIASGKNFMDTAWWITIFPGIAIVLTGLGFSLFGDLLSDWLRPGSR, translated from the coding sequence ATGAGTGAATTGATTGCCCGACGCTCCCTCACGCGTCATTGGCGAAAGCATCTGCCGTGGCCGTCGCTGCTGGGTTGCGCCATTCTCGCTCTCAGCCTGCTGATGGCGTTCTTTCCGCATCTGGTTGCCACCGCCGATCCGCTGAAATTTGATTACCGCGCGATCCTGAAGGGGCCGAGCCTGCAACATATTTTTGGTACCGATAACTTTGGCCGCGATATCTTTTCACGCGTGGTCTTCGCGTACCGTATCGACCTGCAAATCGCGTTTTTCACCACGCTGTTTCCGATGGTGTTTGGCACCCTGGTCGGACTGTTGGTGGGTTATTTCGGCGGCGTTGCCGAAATGCTGTTTCAGCGCATCGTGGATGCGGTGGTCACCTTCCCGCTGCTGGTTTTGGTGATCGCCATTGTCGCGATTCTGGGTCCGGGCCTGAACAGCATGTATATCGCCGTTGGCATTATTTATTGGGTGTTTTACGCCAAACTTATCGCCGGTGAAGTCAGTATCCAGAAACGCCTTGAATACGTCGCCGCAGGCAAAGTGATGGGCTACAGCACGCCAAGGATTATCTTCCGCCATGTGCTACCAAACGTGATCACCACCACGCTGGTGTACTGGATGACGGATATGGCACTGGCTATTCTGCTCGGTTCCAGCCTCGGTTATCTTGGCCTCGGTGCGCAGCCACCGACAGCCGAATGGGGGGTATTGATCGCCTCCGGCAAGAATTTCATGGACACCGCCTGGTGGATAACCATCTTCCCCGGTATCGCCATCGTGCTGACCGGGCTGGGATTTAGCCTGTTTGGTGACCTGCTATCGGACTGGCTGCGCCCCGGCAGCCGTTAA
- the glrR gene encoding two-component system response regulator GlrR has product MKQAARLLLVDDDPGLLKLLGMRLSSEGYQVATAASGPEALRHLQKEKVDLVISDLRMDEMDGLALFGEIQKRHAGLPVIILTAHGSIPEAVSATQQGVFSFLTKPVDRDALYKAIDEALAQRAPASDDSWREAIVTRNPLMLRLLEQAHMVAQSDVSILINGQSGTGKEVLAQAIHAASPRASKPFIAINCGALPEQLLESELFGHAKGAFTGAVSAREGLFQAAEGGTLFLDEIGDMPQALQVKLLRVLQERKVRPLGSNNDVSINVRIISATHRDLPKAMEKKSFREDLYYRLNVVNLKIPALHERAEDIPLLANHLLRQAADRHKPFVRSFSVDAMKRLVGASWPGNVRQLVNVIEQCVALSTSPVIGDALVEQALAGENTALPTFVEARNQFELNYLRKLLQMTKGNVTNAARLAGRNRTEFYKLLSRHELDASDFKE; this is encoded by the coding sequence ATGAAACAGGCCGCACGATTATTGCTGGTGGATGACGATCCTGGTTTACTCAAGCTGTTGGGAATGCGTTTGAGCAGTGAAGGCTATCAGGTAGCGACTGCGGCCTCCGGCCCGGAGGCGTTACGCCATCTGCAAAAAGAGAAGGTCGATCTGGTTATTAGCGATCTGCGGATGGATGAGATGGATGGTCTGGCGCTGTTTGGCGAAATTCAGAAGCGTCATGCGGGGTTGCCCGTCATCATCCTGACCGCGCATGGATCGATCCCGGAAGCCGTCTCAGCCACCCAGCAGGGGGTATTCAGTTTCCTCACCAAACCGGTGGATCGTGACGCGCTGTATAAAGCCATTGATGAGGCGCTGGCACAACGCGCCCCGGCCAGCGATGACAGTTGGCGGGAAGCGATCGTGACACGTAACCCGTTGATGTTGCGACTGTTGGAGCAGGCACATATGGTGGCGCAATCTGACGTCAGCATTTTGATCAACGGCCAGAGCGGTACGGGTAAAGAGGTGCTGGCGCAGGCGATTCATGCCGCCAGCCCGCGTGCCAGCAAACCCTTTATCGCCATCAACTGCGGGGCATTGCCGGAACAATTGCTGGAATCGGAGCTATTTGGCCACGCCAAAGGCGCATTTACCGGGGCGGTGAGCGCGCGTGAAGGCTTATTTCAGGCGGCGGAAGGCGGTACGCTGTTCCTTGATGAAATTGGTGATATGCCGCAGGCATTGCAGGTTAAGCTGCTGCGCGTGTTGCAGGAACGTAAAGTGCGCCCGCTCGGTAGCAACAATGATGTCAGTATCAATGTGCGGATCATTTCCGCCACCCATCGTGATCTGCCCAAAGCGATGGAAAAGAAGAGTTTCCGCGAAGATCTTTACTATCGCCTCAACGTGGTGAATCTGAAGATCCCGGCGTTGCACGAACGTGCCGAGGATATTCCGCTGCTGGCGAATCATCTGCTGCGCCAGGCTGCCGATCGCCATAAACCTTTTGTGCGCAGTTTCTCGGTGGATGCCATGAAACGCCTGGTGGGTGCCAGCTGGCCTGGCAATGTGCGTCAGTTGGTGAACGTGATCGAGCAATGCGTGGCGTTGAGTACCTCGCCGGTGATTGGCGATGCGCTGGTGGAGCAGGCGCTGGCGGGTGAAAATACGGCACTGCCGACCTTTGTCGAAGCGCGTAACCAGTTTGAGCTGAATTATCTGCGCAAGCTGCTACAAATGACCAAAGGAAATGTGACCAATGCGGCGCGTCTGGCTGGACGCAACCGCACTGAATTCTATAAGCTGCTGTCGCGCCATGAACTGGACGCCAGCGATTTTAAAGAGTAG
- a CDS encoding GntR family transcriptional regulator: MEFHLDRDSSIPLGAQLRGIIEYAITFGALKPGEQLPSVRDMAEQVGVAPMTVAQVYRELKAAELVYSKPGAGTFIADAALAVGSSELALDELHQHLDAFINSGMLLGLNAAELGALVSSRFAERQRQLRKKTVFFIGNFIDAARDYAHCIGETLGEIAQVEATTLTDIKNDLLLRQRVASADLLLTFAHRRREVSQLIPGLPLLNISFIPSEATRRALASLDPLTRTLVVSIFPEFTALMTSGVARFAPHVTQVTVVQSDDPRLGELLKETDALVYATGVQELTARLGEHQRSFEYRHVPDAGEIQRVVVPLLQQDILHASNTGDRNENQ, from the coding sequence ATGGAATTCCACCTCGATCGTGACTCTTCAATCCCGTTGGGAGCGCAGTTGCGCGGGATAATTGAATACGCCATTACGTTTGGCGCGTTGAAACCTGGCGAACAGCTACCCTCGGTGCGCGACATGGCCGAACAGGTAGGCGTTGCGCCGATGACCGTGGCGCAGGTATATCGCGAACTCAAAGCGGCCGAGTTGGTGTACAGCAAGCCAGGCGCCGGTACCTTTATCGCCGATGCGGCGCTTGCGGTGGGATCGTCAGAACTCGCCCTTGACGAGTTGCATCAGCATCTTGATGCATTTATCAACAGCGGAATGTTGCTCGGTTTAAACGCGGCAGAACTGGGGGCGTTGGTCAGCAGTCGGTTTGCGGAACGACAACGCCAGCTCAGGAAGAAGACGGTATTTTTTATTGGCAACTTTATCGATGCGGCGCGGGATTATGCACACTGCATCGGCGAAACGCTGGGTGAAATCGCGCAGGTAGAAGCGACCACGCTCACCGATATAAAAAACGACCTGTTACTCCGTCAACGTGTTGCCAGTGCCGATCTGTTGCTGACCTTTGCCCATCGTCGGCGTGAGGTCAGCCAACTGATTCCGGGGCTGCCGTTGCTGAATATCAGTTTTATTCCGTCCGAAGCTACTCGCCGTGCGTTGGCTTCGCTCGATCCACTGACGCGCACGCTGGTGGTGTCGATTTTCCCGGAATTTACCGCGTTGATGACGTCTGGCGTGGCGCGCTTTGCGCCTCATGTAACCCAGGTCACCGTGGTGCAAAGCGATGATCCTCGTCTGGGTGAATTATTAAAAGAGACCGATGCCCTGGTGTATGCCACCGGCGTTCAGGAACTCACCGCCCGGTTGGGAGAGCACCAACGTTCTTTTGAGTACCGCCATGTTCCTGATGCAGGAGAGATTCAACGGGTGGTTGTGCCGTTGCTGCAACAGGATATTTTACACGCGTCCAACACCGGGGACCGTAATGAAAATCAGTGA
- the glyA gene encoding serine hydroxymethyltransferase gives MLKRDMNIADYDAELWQAMEQEKVRQEEHIELIASENYTSPRVMQAQGSQLTNKYAEGYPGKRYYGGCEYVDIVEQLAIDRAKALFGADYANVQPHSGSQANFAVYTALLQPGDTILGMNLAHGGHLTHGSPVNLSGKLYNVVPYGIDETGKIDYNELAELAKTHKPKMIVGGFSAYSGVVDWAKMREIADSVDAWLFVDMAHVAGLIAADVYPNPVPHAHIVTSTTHKTLAGPRGGLILAKNGDEELYKKLNSAVFPGGQGGPLMHVIAGKAVAFKEAMEPEFKTYQQQVAKNAKAMVEVLLERGYNIVSGGTYNHLFLIDLVSKNLTGKEADAALGRANITVNKNSVPNDPKSPFVTSGIRIGTPAVTRRGFKEAEVRELAGWIADVLDNINDEATIERTKQKVLDICARLPVYA, from the coding sequence ATGTTAAAGCGTGATATGAACATTGCCGATTATGATGCCGAGTTGTGGCAGGCGATGGAGCAAGAGAAAGTGCGTCAGGAAGAGCACATTGAACTGATTGCTTCTGAAAACTACACCAGCCCACGCGTTATGCAGGCGCAAGGTTCACAGCTCACCAATAAATACGCGGAAGGGTATCCGGGCAAACGCTACTACGGCGGATGTGAATACGTAGATATCGTTGAACAGCTGGCTATCGATCGCGCCAAAGCGCTGTTTGGCGCAGATTACGCTAACGTACAGCCGCACTCCGGTTCTCAAGCTAACTTTGCGGTGTACACCGCGTTGCTGCAACCGGGCGATACCATTCTGGGTATGAACCTGGCGCACGGTGGTCACCTGACTCACGGTTCTCCGGTTAACCTGTCCGGTAAACTGTATAACGTGGTGCCATACGGCATCGATGAAACCGGTAAAATCGACTACAACGAACTGGCTGAACTGGCGAAAACCCATAAGCCGAAAATGATCGTTGGCGGTTTCTCGGCATACTCTGGCGTGGTTGACTGGGCAAAAATGCGTGAAATCGCCGACAGCGTGGACGCCTGGCTGTTCGTGGACATGGCTCACGTTGCTGGCCTGATCGCTGCTGACGTCTATCCGAACCCGGTTCCGCATGCACACATCGTAACCTCAACTACCCATAAAACCCTGGCGGGTCCGCGTGGCGGCCTGATCCTGGCGAAAAACGGTGACGAAGAGCTGTACAAAAAACTGAACTCCGCGGTGTTCCCGGGTGGTCAGGGTGGCCCGCTGATGCACGTTATCGCCGGTAAAGCGGTTGCGTTCAAAGAAGCGATGGAGCCTGAGTTCAAAACTTACCAGCAGCAAGTAGCCAAAAACGCCAAAGCGATGGTGGAAGTGCTGCTGGAGCGCGGTTACAACATCGTTTCTGGTGGCACCTACAACCACCTGTTCCTGATTGACCTGGTGAGCAAAAACCTGACCGGTAAAGAAGCGGATGCCGCGCTTGGCCGTGCCAACATCACCGTCAACAAAAACAGCGTGCCGAACGATCCGAAAAGCCCGTTTGTGACCTCTGGTATCCGTATCGGTACCCCAGCGGTAACCCGTCGTGGCTTTAAAGAAGCGGAAGTGCGTGAACTGGCTGGCTGGATTGCTGACGTGCTGGACAACATCAACGACGAAGCCACCATCGAACGTACCAAACAGAAAGTGCTGGATATCTGCGCACGTCTGCCGGTTTATGCCTGA
- a CDS encoding ABC transporter substrate-binding protein, translating into MKVMPKLTLIALLAAGAFSTLAAQAAEVVQRGGTLIYGRYADSNFLEPILNESNNDIWILSNLYDTLLLPTNDGKGIRPGLATAWKLSEDGKSLTLTLRPDTKFSDGSPITAEDVKWSLERAAKPGNGVWQFLVSAIANVTISDPHTVVIHLSHTDPAILTALTVFNTAIMPEKLFEAEPGATDHDKAAAFAEHPVGSGPFILKSWQHNSTMTLVRNPYYWEKGADGKALPYLDSIKFEIIPDDATRILKLQSGELDGAEFIPYSRVKELQGNPAINMALFPSTRVEVASVNARPEIDGKPNPLANPKVREALNYATDKEGIIQLVTFGLGKPMTSFMSTSTPLNSGTKPLWPVDVEKAQALMKEAGYPDGFSTSMNILAGNEDSLSIATGLQQMWAQIGVKLTINQMDNATLNANYRKGNFSTRIGPWTDDIADPNEITSYYAYSKNIQALHSGWKSDELDTLFEASQQETNPAKRAEEYKRIQDIYNSTGPTIPLYESSYPVALKKNVEGFVQIPLGNNIFTETWLKK; encoded by the coding sequence ATGAAAGTTATGCCTAAATTAACGTTAATCGCCTTACTGGCAGCGGGTGCATTCAGTACCCTGGCGGCTCAGGCGGCGGAGGTAGTACAGCGCGGCGGTACCCTGATCTATGGTCGCTACGCTGACAGTAATTTCCTCGAACCTATCCTGAACGAAAGCAATAACGATATCTGGATTCTCTCTAACCTCTACGACACCCTGCTGCTGCCGACTAACGATGGCAAAGGCATTCGACCGGGCCTGGCTACCGCGTGGAAGCTGTCGGAGGACGGTAAAAGCCTGACCCTGACTCTGCGTCCTGACACCAAATTTTCTGATGGTTCACCGATCACCGCTGAAGACGTGAAATGGTCACTGGAGCGAGCAGCCAAACCGGGTAATGGCGTGTGGCAATTTCTGGTGAGCGCCATCGCTAACGTCACCATCAGCGATCCGCACACTGTGGTGATCCATCTGTCGCATACCGATCCCGCCATTCTCACCGCGCTGACAGTGTTCAACACCGCGATCATGCCGGAGAAATTGTTCGAAGCGGAACCCGGCGCGACTGACCACGACAAAGCCGCGGCATTTGCCGAGCATCCGGTGGGTTCCGGTCCGTTTATCCTCAAGTCATGGCAACATAACTCCACCATGACGCTGGTACGCAACCCGTACTATTGGGAGAAAGGCGCTGACGGCAAAGCGCTGCCCTACCTCGACAGCATCAAGTTCGAAATCATCCCCGACGATGCGACACGCATCCTGAAGCTGCAATCCGGTGAACTGGACGGTGCCGAGTTTATCCCTTACTCACGCGTTAAAGAGTTGCAGGGAAATCCGGCAATAAATATGGCGTTGTTCCCCTCCACCCGCGTGGAAGTCGCCAGCGTGAACGCGCGCCCGGAGATAGATGGCAAGCCGAACCCACTGGCGAATCCCAAAGTACGTGAAGCGCTGAACTACGCCACCGACAAAGAAGGCATCATCCAACTGGTGACCTTTGGACTCGGCAAACCGATGACCTCGTTTATGTCGACCTCCACGCCACTCAACTCGGGCACCAAGCCGTTGTGGCCCGTGGATGTTGAGAAAGCGCAGGCGCTGATGAAAGAAGCCGGTTACCCGGATGGCTTTAGCACCAGCATGAATATTCTGGCGGGTAATGAAGACAGCCTGAGCATCGCGACCGGCCTGCAACAGATGTGGGCGCAGATTGGCGTCAAGCTGACCATTAACCAGATGGATAACGCCACGCTGAACGCCAACTATCGTAAGGGGAATTTCAGCACCCGTATTGGCCCGTGGACCGATGACATCGCTGACCCCAACGAGATCACCTCCTACTACGCGTATTCGAAGAATATTCAGGCACTGCATTCCGGCTGGAAGAGTGATGAATTAGACACGCTGTTTGAAGCTTCGCAGCAGGAAACTAATCCAGCGAAACGTGCCGAAGAATACAAACGCATCCAGGATATCTACAACAGCACCGGCCCCACCATCCCGCTGTATGAAAGCTCCTATCCGGTGGCGCTGAAGAAAAATGTCGAAGGATTTGTCCAGATCCCGTTGGGGAATAACATCTTCACTGAAACCTGGCTGAAGAAATAA
- a CDS encoding ABC transporter ATP-binding protein, whose translation MPGKTSPLLEVNQLNTLIHTSRGSLRAIQEVSFNLLPGEILGLVGESGSGKSVTLRSLLRLMPTSAEVSGSVKWQGREISTMKAAELRNIRGGEIAMIFQEPMIALNPVLTVWRQIEESLRAHTDLKRRQRRQRAIALLTQVGIPAPELRLDDYPHQFSGGMRQRVMIAIALAGNPRLLLADEPTTALDVTIQEQILNLLFNLRDQLDMGIIFVTHDLGVVAQLCDRVAVMYAGRIVETAPVEEIFRQPRHPYTQGLIASVPQNGGERQPLLSIEGTPPSLLDLPAGCSFSPRCRYKTDVCLRQLPASEVINPHHQVACHHHANLRLPEGVGNE comes from the coding sequence ATGCCCGGTAAAACATCCCCTTTGCTGGAGGTGAATCAACTCAATACCCTGATTCATACTTCTCGCGGTAGTCTGCGGGCCATTCAGGAGGTGAGCTTTAACCTTCTGCCGGGGGAAATTCTCGGGTTAGTGGGTGAATCCGGTTCCGGCAAAAGCGTTACGCTGCGCTCGCTGCTGCGTCTGATGCCAACCAGCGCGGAGGTTTCCGGCTCCGTCAAATGGCAGGGACGTGAAATCTCAACCATGAAAGCTGCCGAGCTGCGCAACATTCGTGGGGGGGAGATTGCCATGATTTTCCAGGAACCGATGATTGCCTTGAACCCGGTGCTCACCGTCTGGCGGCAGATTGAGGAAAGCCTGCGCGCGCACACCGATTTAAAGCGCAGGCAGCGGCGTCAGCGGGCCATTGCGCTTTTGACGCAGGTTGGGATCCCTGCCCCGGAACTCCGGCTTGACGATTATCCGCACCAGTTTTCCGGTGGGATGCGCCAGCGCGTAATGATCGCCATCGCGCTGGCAGGGAATCCACGTCTGCTGCTGGCCGATGAACCGACCACCGCACTGGATGTCACCATTCAGGAGCAAATCCTCAACCTATTGTTTAATCTGCGCGATCAGCTCGATATGGGGATTATTTTTGTCACCCACGACCTTGGCGTAGTCGCCCAGCTATGCGATCGCGTGGCGGTGATGTACGCGGGACGGATCGTCGAAACCGCTCCGGTAGAGGAGATCTTCCGTCAGCCCCGCCATCCATATACTCAGGGGTTGATCGCCTCCGTGCCGCAAAATGGTGGTGAACGCCAACCGCTGCTGTCGATTGAGGGCACGCCCCCTTCCCTGCTCGATCTGCCAGCGGGATGCAGCTTCAGCCCACGTTGTCGTTATAAAACTGACGTTTGTCTCAGGCAACTGCCTGCGTCTGAGGTGATAAATCCACATCATCAGGTTGCCTGTCATCATCACGCGAACCTGAGGTTGCCGGAAGGGGTTGGAAATGAGTGA